CATATATGCATGCATCGCATCGCCCTCTAGTCCGTAGTTTTTGCCGACCGCATAAGCTAACGGGATAGCAAGAGGCATTAAAATTCCCATTGTGCCGTAGCTTGTTCCAGTTGAGAAGCTAATAAATGAACCAAGGATAAAAACAGCAACTGGCAATATAAATTTAGGTGTTGAAGAGCTTAGTAGATCAACCAAATATCTTGATGTGCCAAGCTCTTTGATAACAGCACTAAGACTCCATGCAAGAAGCAAAATCACAACTGTAATTATCATAGTTTTCCAGCCTTTTACCCATGTGCTGATAGCCTCTTTTACGTCAAAAATTTTACGCCAAACGCCCATTGTGATAGCTACGATACTAGCAAGTAATGCTGCTTGAAATAGCGATGTAGCCGAGTCTGCTGCGCCAAAAGTATCTTTAAATGTAGAAAATGAAAGCGGATTGACAAGTGCATTTTTAAGAGCATCACCCTCAAGTGCAGCAAGACCACTAAAATAAAAACTAGTAAATGCGCCAATGACCAGCACAAGAAGTGGCACAACAGCATTTGCAGCGCTTAGTTTTACACCCTCTTTTGGCTCAAGTGTTTTATCTTCAAGATCTTGGATTTGAGTTTTACCTGAGTGAAGCTCGCCTCTTCTAGCACGTCTTTCAGCTAATAGCATTGGTCCGTATTCACGTTGCATCAAGGCTGTACAGACTATAAAAAATAAGATGAAGAGGTTGTAAAATCTATATGGAATTGTCTCAATAAATATAGAATAAGCGTTAATACCAGTTTCTCCAACTAGTTCATAGCCCTTTTCGATGAGTGAAACCTCAAGGCCAACCCATGTCGAGATTATAGCAATACCAGCGATCGGTGCTGCGGTAGCATCAATGATAAAAGCTAGCTTTTCGCGGCTTATTTTAAATTTATCGCTTATTGGTCTCATAATTGGACCTACAATTAGAGCATTTGCATAGTCATCAAAAAACACAAAAATTCCCATGAGCCATGTTGAAATTTGAGCTGAAATGCCGCTTTTTGCCTTTTTACTAAGCCAAAGAGCAACCGCCTTTGTGCCACCCATCTTTGTAATGAGTGCGACCACACCACCGATACAAAGCACTTGAAGTAAAATTCCTGAGTCAGTCTTATCAGCCATTGATTCAACGACCCTTGAAACGATGCCGGTAAAGCCTTTTACGATACCCATAAAGATGTTTTCATTGATGATGTTTATGAGAAACGTTCCGCTAAAAACACCTATAAATAGCGACAAGATGACGTCTTTTGTGATAAAAGCAAGTGCTATTGCCACAACAGGCGGTATAAGCGTGAATACGCCATAAATTTCAGCGTTTCTCTTTGCCACTTCTGGATCGACACCAAAAAGCGCAACGCTAAAAAAAAGTAATAATAAAATTTGTCTCACAAGAACTCCTTAAAATTTTTCTATCGCAAGCCCAGCCCAAGTCTGCGTATTTGCCATGACTTCGACTCTATTTATATTGACACTTCCAGGCATATTTAGACAATTTACCAAAATCGTCGCGATATCCTCAGATGTGATGAAATTTGTATTTTCATAAAGACTATCCGCCTTTGCCTTATCTCCCCTAAACCTAACCTCGCTAAATTCAGTCTTGCAAAGCCCTGGCTCGATGTTTGTGACTCTAATATTTGTACCTACTAGATCGTTTCTTAAATTTAAACTAAACTGCTTTACAAAGGCCTTTGTAGCACCATAAACGTTGCTTCCAGGATATGGCCATGAGCCAGCTGTCGAGCCAATATTAAAGACATAGCCCTTTTCTTGCTTATAAAGTAGTGGCAAAACCGCCTTTGTTGAGTAGATAAGACCCTTGACGTTGGTGTCTATCATCGCCTCAAAGTCCTCCACCTTTGCATCTATCGTCTTTTCAAGTCCAAGCGCCATACCAGCGTTATTTACAAGCACTTCGATGTCTTTAAAATTTTCAGGCAAGCTCTCTACTGCGTCAAAAACAGCTTCTTTATCGCGTATGTCAGCTACAATGATATGCGTATCGCCAAACTCGCTTGCAAGCTTCTTTAGCCTATCTTCGCGCCTTGCAAGAGCGACTATCTTGTAGCCCTCTTTTGAGAGTCTTCTGGCGATCGCCTCGCCAAATCCAGATGTTGCACCAGTTACAAAAGCTGTCTTTTTCATGATTTTTCCTAATTGAAATTTGGCTTTAAACCCAAATTTTCTAAAAATTTGATCGTCTTTTCGTTTTGTTCTTTCATGGCATAGTCAAGCGCGTTAAATCCAGCGTCATCAGTCGCGTTTATATCAGCGCCACTATCTATCAAAAGCTTTAAAATTTCTGGCGTTGCGTGAGCTGCTGCATGCATAAAAACGCTTCTGTTCGTATGCTCTAGACCGCATGTATCTTCAACTTGCGTCACACCCAAATTTATCATATTCATCTTGGCATTTTCATCTATGTAGCTCTCGTTGACATTGGCGCCATTTTTTAGCAAAAGCTCACAAAGTGGCTTATCGCTAAACTGCACAGCATAAAAAAGTACACTTTTTCCAAAGAAATTTTTATGATTTACGTCGGCTTTATTTGCAAGTAAAATTTTTACATTTTCTATATTTTTTAAAGCAAAAAATAGCGGTGTCTCATCACCCAAATTTACATCAGCCCCACGCCTTATGATCTCTTTTATCATGTCGCTACTTTTTTCGTTTAAAAGTGCGATATTAAGTAAATTTGTAAGCTCAGCGGTACTGAAATTTTTCGAATAGAGCAAATTTGCCAGCTCATCGGAATTTATCCTTTGAGCCATCATATTTTGCTCAGGTGTTAAAATTTTAGCTTTATTTACACTTTTACCGACACCAAAAGTTAAAAACTCATTTACCACGCTAGTTGCGTAGTAAGCGGCGCTTGGTGTATCAAGTCCCAGGCTTTCATAAAATTTTACAAGCGGAGTTTGAGCATTTTTGTAAGCTTCGATAAATTTTTTATATTTTAAAAAATTAAATAAGCTCCCGTTTGCCCAGTATCTAAGATACTCCATTCTGGCGTCTTTTTCACCCTCAGCAACCTCTGGCTTTGCAAGCTCTTTTTGATAAAACTCGGGCGCAAATGACGCTTTTAACAAAAGCCATCTGAGCTTGTTTAAATTTTCTTTATAAACTCTATCACCAACGCAACTTTGAGACTCACTTCTCACAGCCACACTCGCATCAAAAAGCTCTTTTACCTCTTTTAAATTTAAAAGCGAACCATCACAGTAAAATAGCCCCTCATTCGCGTAAGCAAGATCGTTTGGAGTAGTTTTAAAGCTCTCTTTTTTGGCAAGATCACTGCACTCTAAAGCGTGTAAATTTATCAAAGAACAAACGCTAAAAAAGAGAAAAAAAACTACTTTTTTCATCAAAACTCCTTAAAATTTCGCGATATTGTAACAAATTTATATGCTAAACTCGCTTATTTCATTAAAATTTAGATATTTATAAATTTCATCTTTATTAAAGCTAAGACTATCTTTTACTATCTTTTTATATTCACCTACACTTGGTAAATGTCCAAGTAGCGCACAAACAGCAGCTAGCTCGGCACTTCCTAGATAGACCTTCGCACCCATGCCCATTCTGTTATCAAAATTTCTGGTTGATGTAGAAAATACCACTGCGTTATCGTTTACTCTTGCTTGATTACCCATACAAAGCGAGCAGCCTGGCACCTCCGTCCTTGCGTTTAATCTTTTAAAAATTTCATAAACACCTTCATCTTCAAGTGTGCTTTTATCCATCTTTGTCGGCGGTGCTATCCAAAGCCTAGTTGTAAGCTTGCTCTCATGCTCCAAAATTCTAGCAAGCGCCCTGTAATGGCCGATATTTGTCATACAGCTTCCCACAAAGACCTCGTCGATTTTATGCACTCTTTTGTCATCAGCTAAAATTTCGCTTAGCGTTGCCACATCATCTGGGTCATTTGGACACGCCAAAATCGGCTCATCTATCTGAGCTAGATCAATCTCCAAAATTTCAGCATATTTTGCATCTTTATCGGCTCTTAAAAGCGTTGGATTTTCTAGCCATTTTTGCATTTTTTCTTTTCGTCTAAGCAGAGTCTCACGGCTCTCGTAACCAGCTTTTATCATCGCATCAATTAGCGCAACGTTTGAGCGAACGTACTCCACGACACTATCAACGCTTAAATTTACCACACAAGCAGCCGCCGAGCGTTCAGCCGAAGCGTCACTTAGCTCAAACGCCTGCTCTACTTTTAGATTCTCAAGCCCTTCTATCTCTAAAATTTTGCCTGCAAAAATGTTCTTTTTGTTTTTCTTTTCAACACTTAAAAGCCCTTTTTTGATAGCAAAATAAGGTATCGCATTGACAAGATCACGAAGTGTCACGCCCTCTTTTAGCTCGCCTTTAAATTTGATCAAAACTGACTCTGGCATATTTAGCGGCATCATGCCAAGCACCGCTGCAAACGCCACTAGGCCGCTGCCCGCTGGAAAGCTGATACCAATAGGAAATCTCGTGTGACTATCGCCACCAGTGCCCACCGTGTCAGGCAAGACCATGCGGTTTAGCCAAGAGTGGATGACGCCATCGCCTGGCTTTAGACTCACACCGCCACGTAAATTTATAAATTTTGGCAAGCTCTCATGCATCACAAGATCACTTGGTTTTGGGTAAGCGGCCGTGTGGCAAAAACTTTGCAAAACAAAATCCGCGCCAAAACTAAGGCTAGCAAGCTCTTTAACCTCGTCTCTAGTCATCGGCCCAGTGGTGTCTTGCGAGCCAACAGTTAAAATTTCAGGCTCCACATAAGCTCCAGCTCTAATGCCAGGTACGCCGCAAGCCTTGCCGACCATCTTTTGAGCCAGCGTATAGCCACCGCTCTGCTCTTTTGGCTGATCTGGCTTTATAAAAATTTGCTCCCCGCCAAGCCCTAGAGCCTCTCTAGCCTTTTTGGTCACTTGGCGTCCTATCATAAGTGGTATCCTGCCACCTGCTCTTATCTCGTCGCTTAGAGTATTTGGGCTTAGTTTAAAATTTGCCACGAGCTTTTTCTCGCTGCCAATAAGCTTATAAATTTCGCCTTCAAATGGATAAATTTCTATCTCATCGCCCATTTCTAGCTCATTTACGTTTGCAACTATCGGCAGTGCGCCACTATCTTCAGCGGTATTAAAAAATATCGGAGCTATGGTCGTGCCTATCACGATACCGCCCGTTTTTTTGTTTGGCACGCCCTCGATCTCATCGCCAAGGTGCCACTGGATCGAGTTTATACCGCTCTTTCTGCTGCTGCCAGTGCCAACCACGTCGCCAACATACGCCACTTTTTTACCACGAGTTTTAAGCTCTTTTAAAATTTCTAGACCCTCAGGCATCTTTTTAACAAGCATCGCTTTTGCATGAAGTGGTATGTCGGCCCTTGTATAGGCCTCGCTCGCTGGACTTAAGTCATCAGTATTTGTCTCACCAGGTACTTTAA
The genomic region above belongs to Campylobacter concisus and contains:
- a CDS encoding Na+/H+ antiporter NhaC family protein encodes the protein MRQILLLLFFSVALFGVDPEVAKRNAEIYGVFTLIPPVVAIALAFITKDVILSLFIGVFSGTFLINIINENIFMGIVKGFTGIVSRVVESMADKTDSGILLQVLCIGGVVALITKMGGTKAVALWLSKKAKSGISAQISTWLMGIFVFFDDYANALIVGPIMRPISDKFKISREKLAFIIDATAAPIAGIAIISTWVGLEVSLIEKGYELVGETGINAYSIFIETIPYRFYNLFILFFIVCTALMQREYGPMLLAERRARRGELHSGKTQIQDLEDKTLEPKEGVKLSAANAVVPLLVLVIGAFTSFYFSGLAALEGDALKNALVNPLSFSTFKDTFGAADSATSLFQAALLASIVAITMGVWRKIFDVKEAISTWVKGWKTMIITVVILLLAWSLSAVIKELGTSRYLVDLLSSSTPKFILPVAVFILGSFISFSTGTSYGTMGILMPLAIPLAYAVGKNYGLEGDAMHAYMIVNISGVLTGAIFGDHCSPISDTTILSSMGAGCNHIDHVSTQMVYALSVCAVCVLVGYLPVALGLSVWIALPCGFLAIWALVRFVGKKVEA
- a CDS encoding SDR family NAD(P)-dependent oxidoreductase; the protein is MKKTAFVTGATSGFGEAIARRLSKEGYKIVALARREDRLKKLASEFGDTHIIVADIRDKEAVFDAVESLPENFKDIEVLVNNAGMALGLEKTIDAKVEDFEAMIDTNVKGLIYSTKAVLPLLYKQEKGYVFNIGSTAGSWPYPGSNVYGATKAFVKQFSLNLRNDLVGTNIRVTNIEPGLCKTEFSEVRFRGDKAKADSLYENTNFITSEDIATILVNCLNMPGSVNINRVEVMANTQTWAGLAIEKF
- a CDS encoding ankyrin repeat domain-containing protein; translated protein: MKKVVFFLFFSVCSLINLHALECSDLAKKESFKTTPNDLAYANEGLFYCDGSLLNLKEVKELFDASVAVRSESQSCVGDRVYKENLNKLRWLLLKASFAPEFYQKELAKPEVAEGEKDARMEYLRYWANGSLFNFLKYKKFIEAYKNAQTPLVKFYESLGLDTPSAAYYATSVVNEFLTFGVGKSVNKAKILTPEQNMMAQRINSDELANLLYSKNFSTAELTNLLNIALLNEKSSDMIKEIIRRGADVNLGDETPLFFALKNIENVKILLANKADVNHKNFFGKSVLFYAVQFSDKPLCELLLKNGANVNESYIDENAKMNMINLGVTQVEDTCGLEHTNRSVFMHAAAHATPEILKLLIDSGADINATDDAGFNALDYAMKEQNEKTIKFLENLGLKPNFN
- a CDS encoding bifunctional aconitate hydratase 2/2-methylisocitrate dehydratase, which codes for MSFFTDYEKHVSEREKEGVPPLALNAKQTSEICELIKIASKSSCDEKAQSELKFLINLLETRINPGVDDAAKIKAEFLGEVIDGLAVNGLDAMRAIKILGKMLGGYNVEILVRALKNSNENIAQAAANELKNIILVHEYFDEIVKLASSNKFAKEVLVSWANAEWFTHKRPIETCINAVVFKVPGETNTDDLSPASEAYTRADIPLHAKAMLVKKMPEGLEILKELKTRGKKVAYVGDVVGTGSSRKSGINSIQWHLGDEIEGVPNKKTGGIVIGTTIAPIFFNTAEDSGALPIVANVNELEMGDEIEIYPFEGEIYKLIGSEKKLVANFKLSPNTLSDEIRAGGRIPLMIGRQVTKKAREALGLGGEQIFIKPDQPKEQSGGYTLAQKMVGKACGVPGIRAGAYVEPEILTVGSQDTTGPMTRDEVKELASLSFGADFVLQSFCHTAAYPKPSDLVMHESLPKFINLRGGVSLKPGDGVIHSWLNRMVLPDTVGTGGDSHTRFPIGISFPAGSGLVAFAAVLGMMPLNMPESVLIKFKGELKEGVTLRDLVNAIPYFAIKKGLLSVEKKNKKNIFAGKILEIEGLENLKVEQAFELSDASAERSAAACVVNLSVDSVVEYVRSNVALIDAMIKAGYESRETLLRRKEKMQKWLENPTLLRADKDAKYAEILEIDLAQIDEPILACPNDPDDVATLSEILADDKRVHKIDEVFVGSCMTNIGHYRALARILEHESKLTTRLWIAPPTKMDKSTLEDEGVYEIFKRLNARTEVPGCSLCMGNQARVNDNAVVFSTSTRNFDNRMGMGAKVYLGSAELAAVCALLGHLPSVGEYKKIVKDSLSFNKDEIYKYLNFNEISEFSI